In a single window of the Papaver somniferum cultivar HN1 chromosome 8, ASM357369v1, whole genome shotgun sequence genome:
- the LOC113302482 gene encoding heavy metal-associated isoprenylated plant protein 39-like isoform X1: protein MQKAVLKLDVHDNKTKQKALKSVSGLEGVNSVSIDMEAKKITVIGDVDPVMIVCKLRKICFADIVSVGANKEPEKKKDPCETNIADLICALSKANYDPCHASGYYVENNPNSCVIS, encoded by the exons ATGCAG AAAGCAGTGTTGAAATTAGATGTACATGATAACAAAACCAAACAAAAGGCCTTAAAATCTGTTTCTGGCCTTGAAG GAGTTAATTCAGTATCTATAGACATGGAAGCGAAGAAGATAACAGTAATCGGGGATGTTGATCCAGTAATGATAGTGTGCAAACTAAGAAAAATTTGTTTTGCAGACATAGTGTCTGTTGGTGCTAACAAAGAACCTGAGAAGAAAAAGGATCCGTGCGAGACAAATATAGCAGACCTCATTTGTGCTTTAAGCAAGGCTAACTATGATCCTTGTCATGCAAGTGGTTATTATGTTGAAAACAACCCTAATTCTTGTGTTATTTCTTAA
- the LOC113302482 gene encoding uncharacterized protein LOC113302482 isoform X2, with translation MQKAVLKLDVHDNKTKQKALKSVSGLEDIVSVGANKEPEKKKDPCETNIADLICALSKANYDPCHASGYYVENNPNSCVIS, from the exons ATGCAG AAAGCAGTGTTGAAATTAGATGTACATGATAACAAAACCAAACAAAAGGCCTTAAAATCTGTTTCTGGCCTTGAAG ACATAGTGTCTGTTGGTGCTAACAAAGAACCTGAGAAGAAAAAGGATCCGTGCGAGACAAATATAGCAGACCTCATTTGTGCTTTAAGCAAGGCTAACTATGATCCTTGTCATGCAAGTGGTTATTATGTTGAAAACAACCCTAATTCTTGTGTTATTTCTTAA
- the LOC113306807 gene encoding uncharacterized protein LOC113306807 codes for MGMFSVQGLAHNQKSASKFLEDEEESGEEERSGSSGDARSTSESSTKSSSSESVDESGGTVSEDGPEVETHHGEDVALTPTVEAAPAGDLEMEVEDIAANQMVQSTSVTVGAIVVRNPPPVTDSVACAIFSLHIWFLFQIMC; via the exons ATGGGGATGTTTTCGGTGCAAGG ACTCGCGCACAATCAGAAATCGGCGTCTAAgtttcttgaagatgaagaagagtccGGAGAAGAGGAACGTTCGGGATCCAGTGGTGATGCTAGAAGTACTTCTGAAAGTAGCACTAAGTCTTCCTCCAGCGAGTCCGTAGATGAGTCG GGAggaaccgtttctgaagatggccctgaggtGGAGACTCATCACGGTGAAGATGTAGCTTTGACCCCAACCGTAGAAGCCGCGCCTGCTGGTGATTTGGAAATGGAGGTTGAAGACATCGCTGCAAACCAGATGGTGCAAAGTACTTCGGTGACCGTTGGCGCAATTGTAGTCAGGAATCCTCCGCCGGTCACAGATTCAGTTGCGTGCGCCATTTTTTCCCTCCATATTTGGTTCCTTttccagatcatgtgttga